The Primulina eburnea isolate SZY01 chromosome 12, ASM2296580v1, whole genome shotgun sequence genome includes the window TTGTGTTGAGGTTTGCTGAGGGGGAGTTCTGAATTACCggattttaatttatttgttgGTGGGTTTTGAGGGGATCGTCGTGCTTTTGGGGTGGAGATGGGACATGAGGTGGTTGTGGCGGCGGGGAAAGGGGCGCCGCCGCCGTCTTCTTTGGCACCGGGGTTCAGGTTTCATCCGACTGATGAAGAGTTGGTGAGGTATTATTTGAGGAGGAAAGCTTGTGGGAAACCCTTTCGTTTCCAAGCTGTTATTGAAATTGATGTATACAAATCTGAGCCCTGGGAGCTTGCTGGTAAATGAAAtaaatacttttgcgtgctctcAAATGAGATTGCTATGTTTTGTTTGTTTATCTTTCATTGATTCGATTGTATTTTTGGTTCATCTATTTGATGTTTTAGTGCAAAGTTGCAAACTTTAGTCTTTGGAATTATAATTTAACTGATTTGATATTAGTATAATTTACATGGGATATAATTATTGCCAATTTTGTTGGTGGTGTTAAGTAATGTGTGCGCGTGACTTTAATTCTTCTGTTTGTGGATCATGTATTTTGTTGGAAAAAATGTAGCTTTTGAGTGTTATGATAAATCCAATTAAATTGTTCGTTCAATGTCAAATTTTGTCCTCCAAAATTCTTAACTTGACTAGCTCAATTAAACTCAAGCCCTTGGGCTTTATGGTTTTAAATTACTGTGAAGAGAAGTGCAAGAAGATGAGGTTTCTTTAGCATCAAATAATTGGATAAACTTTTACAAGATTAGATTTTGTTGTTTCTGATTTCATTTTTATTCCTCTTGTTCTATGTGCACGAATGGTTTCTTTTCGCTATTAAACGGGTGTGTTTTTGCCTTAAACAGAATACTCATCTCTGAAGACTAGAGATCAAGAATGGTACTTTTTCAGCCCTGTGGATAGGAAGTACGGTAATGGGTCTCGGCTGAATCGAGCTACTGGCAAAGGATATTGGAAAGCAACTGGGAAGGACCGACCTGTGCGTCATAAAAATCTAGCCATAGGAATGAAAAAAACACTTGTTTTTCATAGTGGACGTGCTCCGGATGGGAAGAGAACGAATTGGGTAATGCATGAGTATAGGCTGTGTGATATGGAATTGGAAAGGGCTGGAGTTGCGCAGGTGTGGATGTGGTTTCAGAGATTCATCTCTatgcttttatttattttcttgtaTATGTAtttctgatttatatgtgagTTATAAATGCTACAATCATTCGTTGTTTTCCGGCAAAAAAGGATGCATTTGTGCTCTGTAGAATTTTCCAGAAAAGTGGCCTCGGGCCACCAAATGGGGACCGTTATGCCCCTTTTGTTGAAGAGGAATGGGACGATGATGCAGTGCTTGTGGTTCCTGGAGAGGACGCTGATGATGATGTGCCCAATGGTGATGAAGTTCGAGTTGAGTGCACTGTTATTGGACAGGTTTTTCATTGTCCCTTCTTCTGAATATATACCATTGAAATTGATTTTAGATAGGTGCTAATTATTACGTCACAATGAATTCCCTCGACAAGTGGACTGTCTTGTCCATAACTTACTCTGTTGATCCTTGGATTCAATGTTGCTAGGTGTGGAAGTGATATAAATACCAGGTTGTGGATTATGTTTGCAGAATCACGCATAAATTTTGTTTAATTCATTTTCTTGAGCCATTAGTTTGTCGATTCTACGGTGAAAAACATTTCTTACAGTGCTTTGTTTATTTTTGAGGAAGCTGTCCGTCAGCTAGATTCtgcctaatttttttttaaaaaaagttgagGGATGAAGGAGAAACATGCCTTTTCATTCATGGGCAGTCAATTCTAGGACAAAGCAGACTTGAAAACTATAAAAAAATTGGAACTAGGAACTAGCGATTGTGAGATTGAAAGTCTTTCGAAGCGCACCAAATTATTTGCTGTTAGTATTTGGATTATTTTACGTTCAACAGCTTCATTTCAAGATTGGCTTGATAGCTCGTTCCGGGAAATCTTGTTTTATAAGATGACCTCTTTAAACAGAGATCTAGTCTTTGATGGGAAGAAAAGACGCAGTGTGTTTTTTATCCATCTTCTGTTACCCCACCCAGCACCTGGTGGCCACGGTTGATGTTCTAAGTTGGAGTAAAACATGTGGAAAGTTTTTGCACCGGATCCCAATTAATTACCTTGAATTTCTGATGATAATTTATTACCAAATCCTTTGTTTTTGGACTTAATTTAACTCATTTATTGAAATCTGTCTCGCATGTGAGTTAATTGAGAAGTACTTTTCGCCTGTATGGAACATTGGAACTCTTAAGTTGTAGATAACAAAAAACTATTTGGAGTCGAAACTATGATTCTGAACAGACATTCTCCAATAATTTTTATCTGGTCTCTGTTGCTGtcaaactatactcttgaaAGCCATATGATTCTTTACTTTATCGATTTCAGATTTTTATCTTGTTGTTTTGTATCTGACGCAGGATCCTAAGCCTCTCATCATGGTTTCTCCTCGGATAGAAAATCCAGTCGAGTCGCAGAGTCTCGAGTTTTTGTGCAAGAGGGAGAAATCAGAAGATCCGGGAGAGCTCTCTCTATCCCAGAGCAAAAGATCGAAACACAATGACCCCAACTCGAGCAACGCCAATGGATCCGAAGATTCAACCACAATGACTCAAGACCCACCAACAATGATGATGACGACAAATTTTCCTTTAGGACCTTTTGAGTTTCCGCTGCTAGAACCCGTAGAACGCCAAGAAAACCGTCCAGTGATCAACCCACTCGACTCTTCCAACCTCGAGAAATCCGTGCCTCCAGGGTACTTGAAGTTCATCAGCAACCTCGAGACCGAGATCTTGAACGTTTCAATGGAGCGGGAGACGTTGAAGATTGAAGTGATGAGAGCTCAAGCAATGATCAACATTCTTCAATCCCAGGTCGATTCCTTGAGCAAAGATAACGAGGATTTGAGACGAGGTATGCCTAGAAGAGGCTAGTTACCGGCGGCACCTAGCGTTGTAGCTTTAATGCTCATTTCCCTTCTACTATGGGAAAGATGAGGCAATGAGCTAGAAAGATCTTTGTAGCATTGTGTCATCTGAACTAGAATCTGTCGACTATGCTCGTTTTAAAACTCTGAATAAAAATGGACATTCCAAATATTGATGGCGACGCACCTATTTTATAATATGTCGCGACGGTCTGTGAAACGAGTCAATCATgcttatatttacaataataaataattatacgTGAGACATATCAACTCTACATATATTTACAATGATGAGTAATattttttgtataaaaaataatattttttcttagATGACTTAAATAAGAcatctgtttcacaaaattattCTTGAAGATCGTAACACAAAAGTATTTGTGTCTACttaaatatgaatatggatTATGATACTCTCAGTGTTaacttattttaataaaaataataaattagtgaAATTGATGTGATATACCGTGTTAACTTAATATCTGTTTAATGAAACGTACTAAATTCTTTACATACATATCTTGGTATTAGTTTCTTGAAAGAGTGTGTTAAAGTAAGATCATATCATAgtacaataattgtctctgTTTGATAGAACAATATATATGTACTTGAATTGttgtaatatttaaaatattatatatgttattTCCCCACTAGTTACAGATTTTGGAAAAACGAAAAAAGCTCTACAATTGATATCATAATAAAAGTCACATGTTTGATTTTAATTGCACAGAAGAAGTACAATACTGTAAAAGGTTTCTCGGGGTTTTAGTTCTCTCGACTAGCTTCAAAATTGGTTTGTATATTTGTGCTAACTAAGCCTCAAGACTACTCTTTTTGAACTATGTACATCTAGGCTTTGAGATGTCTGGTCGACTGGATTATATCGAGGGCAGATTGAGTGAAACTGAGTTGCGGATTGTCGATACGGGTTTGGAACATCAATGAATAAGTTTCCAAACTTTATTTACATTTTCCGCTGCAGTTTTCATATATCCTCCATTTCATGGTGCCTAGATGGCGAGGGGCCGATATCCAGGTTCTTGAACCCTTCATTGGCACAAGTAGGCTACTGTCTGTGTCATATGTTTTTTGCGGTATCACGTGCAAGTGTAATATAACAAAACACTTCATATACAATAATTTCAGTCGGCCCTTTTGCCCTCACTCTCTGAAATCTACACAGAAACCCACAAATTGGATGAATCAAATCGATCGAATTCGGCAACTGAGTTAGATTGTTAGTTCGATTGTCGACTAAAGAAGTTTGATTTCATTGTTGGTCTTTGTTTTGCATTACCAGAAGTGAATGAACCGAGCATTTTCATGCATTTGCACTCGATCTACAGTCGGATCAATCTTTTGTTTTAAGAATTTTAGCATTTTAGTTATATATTTTTTCGACTTATTGGTTAACATTACTTGCCTTTAACCGCCAATTCCCAAATGTGACGGGTTATAGAGtttaataaaagaaataaatctcTTCTACAAACTTCTCTTTTCTATATAACGTAGAGAACATAagtaaatcaaaataaattagtaaaaatattaaatttatattctCAAAAAATATtcgttttaaaaaatttaaagaacTGATATGGTCCATAAGATCACATTTCGATTGATTGATTTGTTTTGTGTAGGACCGAACgcttgtcgttttaccaaaagttattgctagtggtaatggtgcaactcaaatcttttaaactgcacagcagCTTAAGCACTACATTTCGATCGTTCTATCAAACCAGGATAATTATTGTACCCAATATTTTGAGTGGAAAAAGTAGTgtaacaattttattttatttttttcattttttgataAGGAGTCGCAACTTTAGAACAAACAAAAGTGGGAAAACATTATCTttaaaagaatttgatgcaGCGACTAATCCCAATAATTCCCAAATTGAAAGTAAGCATGCTATGCATTGTTTGGACACCACTAAACATATTTTGACATTTGTCATTCATAGGATGAAAAGGTTGTAGGAAAGGTGATGATGGCTAGGTGAAAATTTTACCCATTTAGTGGTGTTTCCTATTCATACATGCgtcatgttatatatatatatatatatatatatatatatatatatatcaaatttattCAAATACTAATAAACAATTaaagtaaaattatttttaatttagaaGCGTTATTCAATTTAAAATTGAAGTTTTGTTTACAACTTTTTTTTACTATATAAAATGTGGAGTGATTTAATGAAGTTTTTACTAAAAtaataagtaaaaaaaaataattatagaattaaatattttagtgtcCTCCAACTATATCctcattttttatataataatatagatATTACAGATATAAAATGAAAACAAAGGCAAAATGGAGCTTGACTGCAAGACCCATCCGTCGAGAAGGGACGAAAGTTGGTCTTATTGATCCGACGGTGTCGAATGGAAAGATCGTCGCTCAACGGATAAAATTTACTCTAGAGATAACAGGATCTTCCTCAAAAGCTCACATCGACGGGAAGGTTTGGATTCTTGACTTCGTACTAGAGTTTAgcaatataatataatgtagtgttttttaaataaaaaaaaatttaaaaagaaatataGTTTAGTTTAGACATAaaactaaatttttaaaaatacatttttttacACCTcaagttatttaatttaacgagtaaaatatttttttatgaactcGATCAATTTTAAAGTCCTAATATAAAGGAAAGGCGGGGTCGCTGATTGGTCGATGTCATAAATAAAAGTGGAAGAAAACTTTATGGTCAATATGGCATTTATACAACACATTACACACACCCACCACCAACACCACTACCTTCTTTTAAAGGGTGAGATCGGTCAGGACCCTTCCCGATAATaattaaatcttttttttttctcgcAATCATGTACAAGATAATATCACAAAAACTATtttgagacggtttcacggatcaatttcgtgggtcgaatatcttatttaggtcattcatgaaaaattattactttttaggctaagaatattactttttaatttATTGTGGATATCGGTAGGGTCGACCAGTCTtatagataaagatttgtgagagcatttcttaaaaaaaacctaCTCAGATAATATTGGAACCCAAAAGTTCGGGATCGGATCAGATAGAGATAACGTAACTCGAAAAGATCGGAATTCTGTCGAGTAGATAAGAGGATATTATATATAGAattaagaataataataataataatatggttCATTTACTCTTATAGGTATAGGTATAGGTATAGGGCGAAGGGATAAAATAACgataaattttcttttattttgtataattttatttgaattataatatttatctatgtgatatttttttatttagatgAATTATTAACCATTTAATTTAAGTCTTAAAATTATCATCTATGAGCTAACCTTTTAAATATGTTAACCAATTCTATATTGGCTTCGACTcaatagtattttatttaaaatgaccATCTTTCGACCAAtatgtaataatattatattatttaaaaaaaaatcgggaGAGGTCGGGTCGAGAATTTCACCGGGAGGATATTAATTTTCCAATTTCTTCCCAGCATTTATTTAGATGAAAAAATCCGGACAACTCGGATCAAGAAAAATGTAGGTCGGGATTTTCGAGTTTTTGGCTGGCTCTATTTCTTTCTTTACTAATGTGCTTCTCATCAAAAAAGTTGCTAGAAGTATTATtagaattttatgttttaaatatttatttgaaatttatattctaTAGAATATTTTCTATATAAGAAACTGAAGCATTGGTCTGACTCAACTTCGTATTAGTTATATATATGAGAatcttataataatttttttgattttataatgtgactgttaaaatattttacaaatatTCTTTCTCATCACTTTGTCCGTCAACGAAAtaacggttagaaatcaataTATTTGAATAAGATAATATTTTACGAAATTAATTTTTGTAGAACTtgagaaagcaataaatcaaggcaaaaacttgtgtaagacggtctcacgggtcttattTCATGAGActgatatctatttgggtcattaatgaaaaagtactacattttatgctacaagtattactttttattgcgaatatgggtatgattgacccgtctcacagataaagatccgtgagaccggctcacaaaagacctacacATCAAtcaatgcatgcatgcatacattactgaaatatatattattatagaaTATATCACAacacaaataatataaataaaatgactAAAAGGCCATGCGTCCAATGGGGTTTGGCAGATAGAGAGTGAGCGTACTACTATAAATGGGGTGTCAGATTTCCAGTTCTTGAGCATAATATATTCTTAATTTAGTAAGAATAAGATATATAATCGTGAAGCAGGTTGAAAATGGTCCACTGTAAGATGATCAATGCTGCGTTCTTGGTCTTGTTCATCTTTGTGGACCTTGTGTTGGCTGCTAGAGTTGGAAAGTTGGCTGCTAAGggaggaggtggaggtggaggaggaggaggaggaggaggagggtcGGGCGTGAACTTGGGTTCAGGTTATGGTTCCGGGTACGGCTCAGGAAGTGGCTACGGATATGGAGAGGGAGAatatggtggtggtggaggaggaggtggtggaggagGAGGGGGGGGAGGTGGTGGTGCTTCTGGATCGGGATATGGGTCTGGGTATGGCTCAGGTTATGGTTCAGGTGGAGGAAGAGATGGTGGCGGTGGAggcggaggtggtggtggcggaGGTGGCTCAGGAAGTGGCTATGGTTATGGGAGAGGTAGTGGTTATGGTTATGGAGGAGGTGGGCGAGGTggcggtggaggaggtggaggaggaggaggtggtggaggaggaggaggtggcTCAGGCTATGGCAGTGGCAGTGGATCCGGTTACGGCGGTGGTGGATATGAAAAGCCATGAATCGATAATTCCTCTATTCATCCCTTATATTCTTTAGTGTTTCGATTATCGATTGggataaaatttttaatatccATTACTCAACATGTAAGTGTTATGAAAGCTTTAATAACTGTATATTGTTCATTAGATATCATTTGCTTAAGCTTTAATAACTATATATGGTATTAGATATTGTTTAATATTCTAAAGTATATATGTAGAAGAGaatctataaatcatataatTCATCATTCTATATCACGgagaatttgactgaaaatttAAACAGAAAcgtatttgaaatcataatctagttaaattatttaaaacgtaTATTGATCGTCCAAATCTATACGCTCTTTTCCTGAAGAGAATTATTTAGCTTTctctttttaattatttttttaatgataaaAAGAATATGAAACATGGTGTCACGcgataaaaacaaaaattacacTTATATCACTATACATTAAAGAATTACAACTTATCATATACATTAAAACTCATTAATCAGAACTTTAACCGATCAATTTAATTTTGAATATGACTTGACTAAACATTTTTAGGATTTCGATTCATGTATAACAATCCATCAATTTTATGATGTGAGGTGTCATTCAATTAATGATTTATTAGATgcggaaaaatattttaaaataaacctaGAAATGATTTATCCTCAAATCAGAAAATCAAAAAGGAATATTGTTGTGCCCTAGCTTTCTAAGTCGAGGCATAAATACAGCCGAGTTTCAAAATGATCTCGATCGTCCAATCGGATCATTCAATCAACCGTGGAAACCCCCCATCTGCGCCACACATATTCAACCAATCACAGCCACCCTCCAACGCACATAAGGTATACCTCATCGTCACTCACTCCTTCAAAATTTAAATCCACGGTGTTGTTTTGTACTCTTCAATGGCAGCCAAAGCAGAGAAGAAACCCGCGGAGAAAAAGCCCGCATCAGAGAAGAAGCCCGCGGCGGAAAAAGCTCCGACAGCGGGTAAAGCACCGGCGGAGAAGAAGCTCAAGGCCGGGAAGAAACTCCCGAAGGAAGGCGGCGGTGTCTCCGGGGAAAAGAAGAAGAAACGTGCGAAGAAGAGCACGGAGACCTACAAGATCTACATCTTCAAAGTACTGAAGCAGGTTCACCCCGACATCGGGATCTCGAGCAAGGCTATGGGCATTATGAACAGCTTCATCAACGACATTTTCGAGAAATTCGCGCAGGAGGCGTCGAGGCTTGCGAGGTACAACAAGAAGCCTACGATCACTTCCCGGGAGATCCAGACTGCGGTGAGATTGGTGCTTCCCGGCGAGTTGGCGAAGCACGCCGTTTCCGAAGGGACTAAAGCTGTTACCAAATTCACTAGTTCTTGAAAATGCGTCTCCGATGCTGTTTGTAATTAGGGTTTTGCTGATGTAAAATTTGGTTTGTTGGGTTTTCTTGTTACTGAATTTAGCTACTGTGTGTCGGTTTAATTTTGTAAGAAATTACAGCTTTAATGTAGAAAATTGCGGAAAATGTCTTGATTTCATCGGTGCGCTGAACGAGCGTCGCgcatatttataaaataattttaaactattagtaaaaatatcataaatattattagaattaatagtaatttatcataaatattaatgttaataaaaaattttattatttttaattctaAGTTTTTTATAATTCTAATTAGATATTCTGAAATAactaaggcaaaaacttgtgtgagacggtttcacgggtcgtattttgtgagacggatctttatttggataatccatgaaaaagtattactttttatgctaagagtattactttttattgtgaatataggtagggttgacccgtatcacagattgtgatccgtgagacggtctcacatgagacctactcaataaCTAAATATTAGTTTCAACAAGATGAACAGATAATGAATAAATtagaaaactaaaaaaaaaaaacaaaaaaaaaacttataataaaatatacatATTCTACGTGTTTTAAATTTCTGAGGAAGCAGAATATCTAATTAGAAAACTTTCCTATTGTACAtcttatttttaagaataaattATGTAAATTATATCTTCTTTGACACCGTTTGATAGCTTGTTTAATGAAAAAAGAGTTGATAAATGGAATATAATTATTGGTTATCCAAATAGTAATATGCTACACTCTTTAGACGACTCTTATGTAGAATGCTTTCAGAGTGAAATTCGAGACTTCTCTATTCCTGATCGAGATGTTATACCTAAAATAACTGGGTATTTTGTTAGCGGTGTCAAAATGCGACACGATCCGTCAACCCGACACGATCCTGTTAGACGGGTTGGGTGTCATGTTAGACGGATTTCAGGTTAGAGAAGAAGCCCCCGGCGGAGAATGCTATCATGTTAGACGGGTTTCAAGTTGGGTCGCGGGTTGACCCgcgaacttttttttttgaaaatattacctctatttttatatattttatgtttgaacaaaatttattgtatatttatatgataaattttcatcatttaatatttattttgcatatttttatttttttaacaattttttatttgatttagtaaatataattttaattttctactattgaattttcaaatttaaatcggaaattttgttattacgtgtttaaattaaaatataattattattttttatttttttgaatttttttcattaatttttttttttgaaaaataataaaattcggGTTAAGTGAGTTAGACGAGTTGAGTCGAGTTATAcgggttcgtgttcgggttgCTTTGGCTTCGGGTCGGGTTTgggttgaaaaaaaataaaaaaaattcgcgTGTTGACCCGAAATCCGACCCAACCCACCCGATTGACACCCCTATATTTTGTGGTGAATCCAAAGCTGATATGTACGGACGAATTTGAGTACTTGAAAACAAAAATCTAACATATTTGGTCTTGGACTAATTTTATGTACCTTCTTCAAAGCTAACTAAAGATCAGTTTATAGTAAGAGTAATGGAACATGCGATCTTAACAAATGATAACATGACGTCATCATTTTGTCAAATGAAAAAACctcataatatatataaattttagaggaaagaattttttaatatttttggtGACTAATGGTTAGGGGTGAGCATTCGGTTACCGATCAAACCGAATTAACTATGATCGAACCGAATCGAATCGAACCGAAATATTTAGtcataaccgaaccgaccgaataaattttcataatcgataaaaatcgaaccgaactaaaatcggttaattcggtcggtgaccgaattaaccgattagtttaaaaaaaatgtgatttaattttaattatatttataattttttttaacactacactttacacaaatgcataaaaacataaaacaaacacatcataaatatataagttttatttgaacacaattaatacatatatcgattttaaaattaaaattaaaatatttataaaagttgttaaataaaaaaaataattaaataataatatttattatatcagtTAATTCGATtaaccgatttcaaaattttgaaaactgtAACCGAACCAAATTAACTAATATAATCgatatttttaatttgaaaatcgAATTTTCGAAATAATCGAACCGAATTCCTGAATTGGCTCGGTTCGATCGATTTATTCGAtttaaccgaaatcttgctTAACCCTGTTAATAATGTGCaatataatgaaatttaaatgtttatttaaaaGAACCCACGCCCCTAGGAAATAAAATATTCACACCAATCAAGTGCATAATATCTTGCGACATATCAAAGATCCCATCTACGGTTCACATCCACGATCCATGTCACCACAACTAAACCAATCACAACTTTTCCCATCCTCGGTATAAAACCACCACCTCGACAAATCCAATTTCATCGCAATCCGGCAAATTCACGCAAAATCGAAATGGCAGCCAAGGGAGAGAAGAAGCCATCGGAGAAAAAGCCAACCGCCGAGAAAGCCCCGGCGGAGAAGAAGCCAAGGGCGGGGAAAAAACTCCCAAAGGAAGGTGTCGCCGCCTCCTCAGCCGATAAGAAGAAGAAGCGGACCAAGAAAAGTGTGGAAACCTACAAGATCTATATTTTCAAGGTTCTGAAACAGGTTCATCCGGACATCGGAATCTCTAGCAAGGCCATGGGTATCATGAACAGCTTTATCAACGATATTTTCGAGAAATTGGCGCAGGAGGCGTCTCGTCTCGCTCGCTACAACAAGAAGCCGACGATCACCTCTCGCGAGATACAGACTGCGGTCAGGTTGGTTCTTCCTGGTGAACTTGCCAAACACGCGGTTTCCGAAGGGACCAAGGCCGTTACCAAATTCACCAGCAGCTAAGTTAAGTTGTCGATTTATTTATGATCCGCGTTGAAGTTGGAGTTCGGATGTCTGGTTGGTAGATGAATTTAGGGTTTTCATGGATGTACTTTATGTGATTGATGTGATATTGATTACGAATCAAAGGATTAAATGTGTTTATTTAATCGATGTGAGATTCCTT containing:
- the LOC140807251 gene encoding NAC domain containing protein 50-like — translated: MGHEVVVAAGKGAPPPSSLAPGFRFHPTDEELVRYYLRRKACGKPFRFQAVIEIDVYKSEPWELAEYSSLKTRDQEWYFFSPVDRKYGNGSRLNRATGKGYWKATGKDRPVRHKNLAIGMKKTLVFHSGRAPDGKRTNWVMHEYRLCDMELERAGVAQDAFVLCRIFQKSGLGPPNGDRYAPFVEEEWDDDAVLVVPGEDADDDVPNGDEVRVECTVIGQDPKPLIMVSPRIENPVESQSLEFLCKREKSEDPGELSLSQSKRSKHNDPNSSNANGSEDSTTMTQDPPTMMMTTNFPLGPFEFPLLEPVERQENRPVINPLDSSNLEKSVPPGYLKFISNLETEILNVSMERETLKIEVMRAQAMINILQSQVDSLSKDNEDLRRGMPRRG
- the LOC140808237 gene encoding uncharacterized protein; this translates as MVHCKMINAAFLVLFIFVDLVLAARVGKLAAKGGGGGGGGGGGGGGSGVNLGSGYGSGYGSGSGYGYGEGEYGGGGGGGGGGGGGGGGGASGSGYGSGYGSGYGSGGGRDGGGGGGGGGGGGGSGSGYGYGRGSGYGYGGGGRGGGGGGGGGGGGGGGGGGSGYGSGSGSGYGGGGYEKP